The following is a genomic window from Gracilinanus agilis isolate LMUSP501 unplaced genomic scaffold, AgileGrace unplaced_scaffold13129, whole genome shotgun sequence.
CTGAGCAGCGAGCACGTGGGGAGGGTGGCTGCTTACACTGTCCAGCTGCAGGGCCAGTCTCCGAGTACAGAAATAGGCGAGACGTCGAGAGAGGTATGCAGACTGAACAAATTCCCCCGAGTACTGTGGAAAGGACAGAGTGCTCAGAACCCTCCAATGATGCCCCCCTCCCCTTGCACTGAAGGCTGGAGCTGGGGGACTCGCCTCTGTCCTGTCCTGCCCTGCAACCTCAGGGCCAAGGGTCTCACCCGAAGCAGCAGGGGGAGCAGCAGCTTGAGCAGCTCATCCTCTCCAGGTCGGAGTTTCTCAAAACACTCGAGGACCCAAGTGAGGAACTCATGCCTGTCCAGCATCCCATCCTGAAAGTACCCAGGTAGGAAGGAGGAGCATGAATGGGGAGGGAATGATACAGAGAGAGCCATCCTGGGATTTCATTTTGAGGGCACTGCAGCAGGGGCCTAGTAAGTACCAAGTGAAACTTGGCTGCTCACTGAGCCATGCCAGGAATATGCTCAGCCCACCCCATTGCCTGCTACCTGGAACATGAACATGGCCAGTTTCTCATTGTAGTCCCACTGACGAAGGGCTGCATCCACCTCATGGGAGAAGGACCCTGAGGCAGAAATACAGCTCCCAGGCCCTGGCCTGTAAAACTCAGCCATCTTCTGCAGCTGCTCCCACAAATGCTTGGTGATAATCTGAGTCCATTCTGGAAGTGGGACCAAGAAAGGGAATCTTGATGTTGAGAGAACAATGTGGGAAAGAGACTTTCCGATTTGGGAAGTCATAAAAGAAAAGGGATTTGGAGGTGTGGGTGCTCTGGGTTTGGCATCACTCACCTATGAAAGGGTCAGCGACGGTGTTCTTCTTCTTCACCTTGGTCTCTGAGATGGCTGAGTAATAGGCGCAAGTCATCTTAATGAGCCAGGCGGCTCTCATCACCGGCACTGTGTACTTGGCCAGGTACCCAAAGACTTCCTCCTTCTTACCAAAAATGGGGACCTGAATGGGAACAGCAGAGGCATTCTGAGGATTCCCAAGCCATTTCACAAGGACCCATTCCCAGGTCAACTGAAGCGAGTCCCACAGGTCTTGAGGCCATCCCTCCCTTCAGGACCTTGCTGTATTCTCCGAATATACAAAAATAACAGTAATCTGGGAAGAGAGAGTGCATTAACACCTCAGGGCGCCAAGAGAGGCAATGCACAGAAGGGGATCCATAGAGTGCCACCATGGACAGAGCTCTGAAAGAAGCTAGAGGTTTTTAAAAGGTAGAGGTTAGGAAGGCGAcctttggtggggggggggggggataattATGCCTA
Proteins encoded in this region:
- the LOC123254027 gene encoding mediator of RNA polymerase II transcription subunit 12-like, which produces ISSNFSSIIAEKLRCNTLPDTGKRKPQVNQKDNFWLVTARSQSAIHAWFTDLAGTKPLTHLAKKVPIFGKKEEVFGYLAKYTVPVMRAAWLIKMTCAYYSAISETKVKKKNTVADPFIEWTQIITKHLWEQLQKMAEFYRPGPGSCISASGSFSHEVDAALRQWDYNEKLAMFMFQDGMLDRHEFLTWVLECFEKLRPGEDELLKLLLPLLLRYSGEFVQSAYLSRRLAYFCTRRLALQLDSVSSHPPHVLAAQPSNTLPPTPAPQPPTGSQPSTPFGELLQCPQHRPLVFGLSCILQSILLCCPSALVWHYSLTDSRIKTGSPLDHLPIAPSNLPMPGGNSAFTQQ